The sequence ACAGCTGTAAACccattgtggtttttcttttctcagcttCAGTGACAGCTTTCCATTAGTATGAAGATACTTTATAGTTTCTATTAAGTTTCTTACTTTATGTAGAGCTCAGAAAGTTCATAAATCTGGGTAGGATTTTATGTGCTTAAGACGCATTCATAAACAGTTCTTGTTTTAAATTTGCTCTGTAATTTCAGGAACAATTTCTAATCCGGGCCCAAGAAAATCACTTCCCAAGTTACTTTATACTCGCCTCTTTCTCTATTTGCCTGAATTCGTCTGGGCTGTTGTAGGAGCTGTATGGGTGTCAGACAGCAGTGTGCGCTGCGAGAAGACTGTGATAAATGCCATCGTTGGGACGGTTATTGCAAGGTAAAGGTGCATCCCCCCAAATCTAAGCTTGATAGTGTACGTGAATGGAAAACACTGCTCACGTggtttttgtatgtgtttattgAAGACTCCAGCAGTTGGAGACTTCAGTATTTCCTATAACTTATTCTGGTTTCTCATAGAAGGGTTTTCATTGTGAAAGGAGAATTTTTAAATCTAGACAGCTAGAATGTATTGGTATCCTTCCATAAACAAGCTTGAGGTACTTGCCTTGAGAGACCACGTGATACAGTGAAGGAAAGGAGGTGAAGATCAGAAAGGGTAAGAGGGGTAGACGGGAACGTAGAAAAGTGGGTAAACATGCAGAGGGTACTAGCTAGATCACTTAACTGGTAGTGAAAAACGGAGCCTTCACACCTCTGGGTTGCTATTTCCAAAGCACAGGGCTGTGGTACTGAGTTTGTGCCCTTTGTGGAATGAGCCGACAGCCTTGTTCTTGTGCCCAGGGGATTGAAAGCCCAATAACAAAACACGCACCCGTAAGACAGTAACAGATGGTGTTCATACGGTATTgcatacagaattacagaatggttcgggttggaagggaccttaaagatcatctagttccaaccccctgccctgggcagggacacctcccaccagaccgggCAGGTATACCAGTTAGGTGTAAATACCtaactttgttttctgtctgtcaaGATCTGTAGTTGTGTTTTCTTGCACACTTGTCAGAAGTATCTGGTTTCACGGTCTTTTTATCTCACTTCCTTCTGTTTTGCAGCTGGGTTATCATCATCTTTACCATCATTGGAGTTGTAATCGTCTTTGATCCACTGGGGGGCAAAAAGACATTTTACCTCACCGATAGCGTAAATCGGAACCTGGAAAGCAGTCAGTCAGGGCAGTTGCTGTATAACGTGAAGAATACTGCCACCAGAGTCTGGGAAAAAAGAATCAGGTTGCTGTGTTGTTGTATTGTGCAAGATGATGACCATCGAGTGGCTTTTACAAGTATCGCAGAGCTTTTCCGCGCCTACTTTTCAGTAagatggaaagctttttttatgttctgttttggCTAACAGTGAATTTGCAGACCTTGCAACACACACGTACGTTTGTTCAGCCAGAGGGCCCTGGTACCCTGTGTCTTGGAATCAGGTTTTGAATATGAGAATTTCAAAATTCAAGGTGATTCTCGTAATATAACACTGATTTTTCCCTCCGTTTAACGAAGGCTTCTCTCCTTTCACAAGTGTGAAGGGCTGTGAGACAACAGTATTCTTTCTCCTTAAGTATCTAGTCAGGAGAACAAAGGTGAGTTTGTTTTCCTCAATATGTGAGGGTCCAGGCATTTTTCCTACTGACAATGAGTAAGGAGTTTTACCCATAGCAAAGAATCGGACCACTttctagctattaaaaaaatgagtCCCACGCTGCATTGAGGCTGTATTCTGAGCCATTCTGACCCGTTCTGAGCCGCTTCTGAGCAGGTACCAGGCTGGAGTGAGCGCAGGCAGGAAGCTGCTTTTTGGAAACAAATTGCATCTGCCAGATTGGAGTCTGTATAGTGTTGACTTAGCTCAAATGTATGTCATCAGTTGCTTGGGTAGTCGTAGTTCAATGTTGACTTTGAATCTGTTCATGATTTCAAAACTAGTAGTTCTTGTTTATTAAGCAGCATTTGGGCATGGCGATTTATAGCTACAGCCTACGCAGCGGTTTACAGGCTAAAGGGTGTAAGTCACACGGAGAGATGACTGCCACAGATAGCTGAATAAAAAGCCCTCAGCCCTCTCCTGTGTAAAATCCTTCTTAGTTGTTTTCAGCGTAGAGGACTTTTCACATAGGAGTGTAGAACAGCGATCAGTGATGCCTGGATCGTTATTTGCTATAGGGCTGAGCAGTACTACGTGGCCGATACTCTGTTGGGTATTTTGTTAAGCGATGAAATTAATGTGTAGAATTGTCATCGGTCTTACTGAAGAAAACATTCGATATGTGCAGAAGGGTGGGAGTTTAGATGCTGCTGTGACCTGTTTCTGCAACATTCACATTGTCTCTGAgtgaaatgtatttatataaactgAAAAAATGCAATTCTGTGTGCATTTTCTTATGAGATAGTTCTGCTGTGTTGAGGTGTGGGATGCTTTTAagttctctttcatttctttgtacAGGACACTGATCTGGTGCCCAGTGACATAGCAGCTGGTTTGATTCTGCTCCATCAAGAGCAAGATAAAATGGAAAGTTGCCCTAAAGAGCCTGAAGAAGTCCTGTGTCATTCTCCATCATCTCTTGCGGTAAGATAGGATTGTTGCAGCCTCTGGTGCAATTACTGTAGGAGATGGTGCCAGATCAAATTGAAGTGCAGTTCTTTGCGCAAGggtgtttcagttttgtttttttaacaaagtcAAACACTATTAtaaaaaatcacagcaatttaaataattaataaatgcAGTGAAAACATCTTGATGAGTTCTCAGCcaaaacatttgcttttgcatAAGTAGAACTTATATATGAATGGGGAATTAGGTGCAAAAAGGAACCATTTAGGACATTTGAACATTGTTGAAGAGctgagagagaaagggaacagagagaaaattaatatttagtaCTGTTTCCATAGAACTGACAAGATAGatagtattttagtattttgatCTGTTTAAATTATGTCTGCTGCAAATATCTAGACAAGGTAAGAAGCAAAAATAGCATCTTTTAAATGCTTGCAGATGGTGGTTTTCAGTTTGCTGATtgatttttgctggttttctaTGGTAAAATgcctttgtaaattattttaccTTCTTCTGGTCTGTGTTCCATGGAAGTATATAATTCTACTTCAACCAGTATGTTTCTGTCGACTTCCTTTCGGATCCAGACAGCATGATAGGGTCAAGCTTTAAAAGTCTTTACCAGAGAGATCTGCTACAGACTCTGCAGCCATTCCTGTGGCATCCTTAAGTAACGTATTTGGAGTGAACGTTGTTTTCAGTATTGAGCTAATCAGTGTATTAGTATTGGAAGAAAATGATTTAATGAGAGCTTTCCAAGATTCTTGAGCTGTCTAGATATGTAAATAAACACAGACTTTTTCCTGGAGTATGAGTGGCTATTTTTAGTTACTCTTAGACCTTGAGGTTTTCCTTTCGGATAATTCTTATTTCATCGTGCCTTGATTTTTGCTAGTCTGTGTTCAGGCTTTATTCTGGGGCTACCTAACAcacctttcttcctctctctccttccctttctttccctgtgtCCTTTCAGACAGATGATTTGGATGTCGAACTGGAGAATGCTGCTCACTATATGCTGTTTGCTGCAGCTGCTTATGGCTGGCCCTACTACATATACACCAACCCGTTGACTGCACTCTGTAAGCTCAACGGCGACTGGTAGGTTTGATCAAGAGCTTAAAAACACATACTTCCTTTTGTTACTCCAGTGTCTTTCCACCCTCAGAAAGagattgactttttttccttaagacaAGTTTGTGATTGAGATAAATAAAATTCGTTtagcaaaatgaaaaggaagaactggAATGAAAccaaacatgttttaaaatgaggCTTTTTAGAGCTGCCTTTTGGGCACATGTGTATGTATAGAAATAAAAGTGTATGAACAAGAAATAAAAGTGTATGAACAGTTTTCCCTGTCTTAAAGGAATTAGCAAAAGTTACCTGTCCTTCCAGCCTATTCCCTTTGCCCCCTTTactcaaaaaaatatttacagtcagTATGGAGGTGTGCATAATGCTGTGTAGAATTACTGTGTATTTATGtgacatatatgtatttatatgacATTTTTGACTGCAACCATCATTAACTTCATTAGTAACATGAAATATAAATATAACTTACTGAAATATAaatgacttggaaaaaaatatcgGATAATATAAAGGATGAAACATGAGATAAGCCTGCTGTACAGAACTTGGTTTGAATTTCCTTGttgcttgtttgtgttttccGTCAGTGGCCTGTAGTCTTAACAATTCTTTGCATTTACTGGGTTGTTTGCTCTGCTGATAGCCCTGTAGCAATGGTGTACTTGCCGGTTCTTGAGCTGAAAATGCATGGCGTGCTGCTCAAGCAAAGCCAGGTTTGTGGGCAGAGGCAACATCTTGTATCAGACTACTGGTactattgcaaagaaaaaaaaaaaaaaacaacaaaaaaaacccaaaagagctTTTGATTCCTAGCGGAAATCCTTCTGCAAATGTAACTGAGTTTGATTCCTTGAAAGGAAACCTAAAAAATTGGAACATGaaaatttttctcttctgtgtttgttAGTTGCGGAAATAGACCAACAGATTCTGATATAACTGGCAGTGATCGTCATAACTTTCACTTTGGATCCATCCTAAAAATAACAGGACTGCAGTACAGAGACTTCATTCATATCAGTTTTCATAACAAGGTAAACAATCTGGGCAAGAATTCACCAAAAAAATTTAGTGATTAATTCTGTGAAAGCAAGGGGTAAAGTTTCTAGTTTACCTTCAGCATTTATAAAGTGCAAGATGCAAAGCCACATGAAAACAGGTCCTGAAACattcagttctgatttttttttcctaatctaaaGGAACAGCCACAAAAACCACAGACGTAAATCTGTCTCAGTATTGCACAAAAGGCACTTACAGTAACTTGATaaggaaataattctgtttttttccataatacaATAGAGAGCTCAATAAGAGAGCTTTCCGAAGGTGAGAACAAACGCTTACCCTGAGAAAAAGCTGATGTCTTTACTGATTgcatttttcccctccagatCTATGAGATACCATTTTTCGTTGCTTTGGATCACAAAAAAGAAGCTATTGTGGTTGCAGTGAGAGGAACCTTGTCTTTTGAGGTATGGTGCATCTGATATAAATAATCAGCTTTATCGAAATGTGTGAACTCCTAGTATCTAGAGGAAACTGCGTTACGCTGGCGTGTGTAAAAATAACTCGCTCACAGGTGTGAGTCTTCCAGACTTCAGTTGTAAGCCCTTCTGCCCTTGGATGGGTAATATTCCCTGTGCCAGTGGAAGAGAGTGTGGAGGGCGGGCAGTGGCAATTCCTTTTCACTGTGAGTGGAGCTGCGTTTGtaacgtgtgtgtgtgcagctcGGACATCGTTGCTGAAATCAGAGTTGCGATTGCTCTGTGTGTTTGCTTCGGTGGTGGTTTATGGTGGTTTGTGGCTTGCACACTTGGAAGTCGGCTTGCTGATGTCCTGTGACAGTGTTGCCGAGCGGAGCACGGCCCATGAGCCGTGAAGCCCCGCAGAGAGGTGTGACAAAAGCTGTCTTGTTTACAGGACATTCTCACTGATCTGTCAGCAGATTGTGAAGACTTGACACTGGAGGATGTTTTGGAGAATGGCTTTGTGCATAAGGTGCGTGCAGTCTGTAGCTGTTTATAAATCATCTCGGCAGTAAGAAAACTATAAACTCCTGGGATCCTGTAGTTAAACAGAAGAGTGCTCTCCTTGTGAGATGGATTGCGCAAATCATTTCAGTAACTTAGTTGGTGCATGAAATACTGCCTCGGGAACTGCAAGGTAGAATTTGTAATCCTCTTGTCAGACTTAGGTCCTTACTAAATATTCCAAAAACTTTTAAACCATTACGTACGAGACCGTTTGGCTATAACTAGACTTCTGTCCGCAGCATGTTAAAAGAGAAGACCCGCTTTGCAAAAAGCAAGTTGTTCTGTGATAGTGTTGTGTTTAAAGTGTACATGTATCACACTTCAGATTAGATACGCCCTTCTCTTCTAACTTTAAATGCTGTCTTGCAGGGAATAACTCAAGCTGCAAATTACATCTATCGAAAGCTAATAAATGATGGAATTTTAAACCAGGCTTTCACAATTGCTCCAGTAAGTTACCTTCCAAATAATATGGTTTGCCAGCAAAATTACACAAAGCTTTTTCTGTGTGAAGatatttcagtcttctctttctgtctgtaggAATATAAGCTTGTGATAGTTGGTCACAGTTTGGGTGGCGGAACAGCTTCTATATTGGCGATCATGCTCAGGAACTCTTTCCCAACATTGAGATGTTATGCCTTTTCTCCTCCAGGAGGACTTTTAAGGTAAATGTGAGACTTCTGTTATTCGGTTCTGCGTCTGAGATGTAAAAATCTTCAAGGTAGTTGACAAATACGTTAGATGATAACTCTGGGCTTGACTGCGTTAAGAGTTTGTTTATACATTCTTCACTCGAATTGGATGTGCTCCATCTTGAGTTACAGTCGAATTCTTGGGGAACTACTACAGAATCAAAAATGTCTAGTGAATTCTGTCAGATAGTATAATTagagtttaaaagaaatgtttcGAAAATAAAATGCCCAGCTGACCAGTCTAGCTTGGCCTGTTTGACATCTACAACGCGCCTTTATGATCAGCATTGAAATTACTGTCATCCGTAGCAAGTAGGTCTGAAAGGCTGAAGAACCGACtgctaatgctgctgctgttgccacATATTTGTATTCTTATAGAATGATGATGATAGTCATAAGACTACAGTGTGCCTCTCCTTAGTGTATCTAaagggtgtctttttttttttcttaagcaaatcACTTGCAGATTACACTAAGCACTTCATTGTTTCAGTCATTGTTGGAAAGGACCTCGTTGCAAGGTGAGATGGAAATGTTTTTACATTGTTCTTTCAAAGGTGCTTAGATTGCGGAGAATAGGAggcttttatttactttgttCTGTGTGTGTTTAAACAGGTTAAGTATGCCCAACATGGAGGATTTAAAGAGGAGAATAGTGAGAATCGTGGCAAACTGCAACAAACCCAAGGTAAGGGCATGCAGTTCCTGGGTAAAAGCCAGTGGGCCCCTCAGCTGGGTTAAGCCTCAGCTTTAACCAGGTgacaaaggcggggggggggttgatCTTAATGGAGACAGTTACAATTGTGTTTTGGAACAaaagtgtttggttttaattcagCAACGCTTATGTTAGTCTCTTACGGTATAAAGCTGTCTTGTTGGAAATTAAGATTCAACAAGACCTGGAAGATACCCGTGCTCAGCATCCAGGACCTTTCTCAGCTACTtttgctgagaaagaaaagaaagggaaaaaaacccaaaaccaaaaatggTGAAAAATCAGTGAGATGTCTTACTTTAATAACCATGTAGTATCACTAAGTAAACAAGttaatggttttatttaaattttaccttcagaatttatttggaaaggaaatatttctctgttaTGGTGTTAAATgctcaccttttccttttcttgtttgtgaGAAACCGTTTTGAAAGTGCTGGATCCAGGGTGGTGTCGGGCAAGATGATACTGGAGGTGTAGAGGAGTGTCTTAAAGATTCAAAACTGCTGTTTCTCAACATCTAAAGTTAAATCTGCTGTACTCGCCCAGCATGAGGAGTCATGGAGAAGGCCTGGGTGACGTAGTAAATGCAGAATAGGATAATGGAGAGTTAGAAGTTACAGGTGCAAGAAGACTTAAACCTGCagaacaaaatcatagaatcgttatggttggaagagacattaaagatcatcaagtccaaccattagcccggcactgccaagcccacctctaaaccatgtcccccacggctgccccatccctggaggggttcaaggccaggctggacggggctctgagcagcctgggctggtgggaggtgtccctgcccagggcagggggcggacgagatgatctttaaggtcctttccaacccaaaccattgtatgattctatgccaAACCTCAACTCAGctgtttctctttctgaattCAGTACCGGATTTTGCTGCGTGGATGTTGGTACGAAGTGTTTGGGGGAGATCCAGAGAACTTCCCCACTGAGCTGGATGGTAGAAGCCAAGATGCACTCACCCAACCGCTCCTGGCTGAGGAGAGTTTAATGGTTCATCGGTCACCTTCATACAGTGCCCTTGAGGATGAATCGCACTTACATTCACCACCTCAGTATCCTCATCTGTATCTTCCTGGAAAGATTATCCACATTGTAGAAGAATCCAGCTCTAGGAGGTAAGTAGAGTAATGAATACCACTGTCTTGTTTTCCTAAAATCTACTCAGAGCTGCTTCTCGCTTTCAAAGTAGGtatttccagctctgcttctcaTCTGCATCTCCGAGGCCCGTCTTTGGTTATTACGCATTAGCCAGCTTTTCCGTTTATTCtgtgccttcctgctgctttgctgttccACTGAAAGCCCTGGAAAGTGTTTCTCTTTACGCCCCCCTGTTGCGCGTGCTCAGGGGATGATGTTAAGCAGTGACTGCTGCGTTCAGCCTTGGCGTGCTGCAGTTCTTGCCCGAGACTGCAGGTTGTGCAGTCTTACGTCCCGCTAGTGGTGACGTGATAACAAAGTACCTGGCCACTGAGTCGTCACGTGAATATTGGTGATGAGGAGCAGGCAGAATATTGCCCATCACAGCGGCCCAGCCAGGCTGGGTACCAGTTGCCGCAGTAAGCAGTGTGCCCATGCAGCCTCCCGTTTCCCGtcctttgctgctgttttgtggATGCAGGAAAGTGAGACAAAGACAATGGAAAAGCTGAAAGTGCTGGGAGGGTGAGGATTGTGGTTTTGTTGGGTCAGTGTTGGGtttagggtggggttttttgtttgtgtgttgttgatgttgggtttttttgacaaaacaaCCTGAAATGGACCATAGCCGAGACAGTACTCAATATCCTCCCTTGTTTGCTTCTGAAGCAGAAATAAGAGCATCTGTAACTTGCACAAGACcatcttacagaagaaaaaaaataatctgtaacttacagaagagggaagaaaaggcctggagaagaaatCCACTTCTTTTCCTCCCATTCAGTAGATTAGTATTTTACTTAAGCTTCACATCTTTAATGTTTAACAATTTAAATACTGGTTTTACGAGTTAGATACTTTAACACCTGTGACCTGGCGGGTTTTCTCAGTGGCTCCTGTTCTACGTAATTGAgttcatttagaatcatagaatcatagaattgctgaggttggaagggacctttaagatcatcgagtccaacctttaacctaccctgacaaaagccacttctaaaccacgtccctaagtgccccatctgccctttttttaaacacctccagggatggtgaatccaccacctccctgggcagcctgttccaatgtttaataaccctttcagtgaaaaaatgtttcctaatatccaatctaaacctcccctgatgtaacttgaacccgtttcctctcatcctatcacttgtcaccagggagaagaggtcagcccccatctctctacaacctcctttcaggtagttgtagagggtgataaggtctcccctcagcctcctcttctccaggctaaacaaccccagctccctcagtcgttcttcataaggtttgtcctccggccccctcaccagctttgtagcccttctctggacacactccaacacctcaatgtccctcttgtagcgaggggcccaaaactgaaggcagtactcgaggtggggcctcaccagtgccgagtacagggggacgatcacttccctagtccggctcaccacactattcctgatacaggctaggatgctgttggccttcttggccacctgggcacgctgctggctcatattcagccggctgtccaccaacacccccaggtccttttctgccgggctgcttttgagccactctgccccaatcctgtagcgctgcatggggttgttgtgacccaagtgcgggacccggcacttggccttgttgaacctcataccattggcctcagcccatttctcttccttcatttaCTCCACAGCACAGCAGTTAATcatagggggttttttttcttacttgtacTAGCACATGAGAGCCACCATCACGTAccattctgtaaaataaaatcctaaatacATCATGTGTGCAGCATTAAATCTAGTGTCTAGTCTCCTACTGGTACCACTGTGACATAGCAGCTAAATTTTACACTAACGGTGCGAATGGGCAGCGCTTGACCCTCATCCCCCCTTTGCTCAGCCTGCATTCCATCTCTTTGAGCAGGATTATTTGATGGCTTCTGTCACTGTTAAGGCGCAGGAGGGTTTGGGGCAGTTCTGCCACCGGGGGCAGGGAAAGGCGgcgctcccagctgtgtcctgaaGGTCGGAACTGCTGCTCTTTGGGAGGTTCCAGCTCCAGGTTCTCTGGTCCAGCCTTAGCCTCGGGCACCAGTTCTGCAGTCTCAGCCCTTGTATTTGTGgtgtcttttttggttttttaggttgTGCTCTTCAGATAGTAAATATACGGCAAGATGGTCAAACGAAGCAGTCTTCAGCAGCATTTTAATAAGTCCCAAGATGATAACAGACCACATGCCAGATGTTGTGCTCAAAGCTCTGAACAGTTTGTCTCAGGAACACGGATCGTGTATTTCTTGTCAAACACGAGAATGTAACACCAACGTAGTCTAACTGTAGCTGGGAGAGGAGGTGTGGCGGGTTTTTATTGCAGGTTTCAAGTATTCAGGACACATTCCACTTTCATGCCTAAGTGGATTTCCGTACTTTCTCACATTGCATAAAATAAACAAGGGTCTTAATGCCCTTGCCTCTGCAGCGACCTCGAGTACCATGATGCTGGTTAAAAGCACAGAGTCTGCATTTATGCTGAAGGTTGagcttttacaaaaaaaaaaaaagggaagcgcACGACAAGTTGTAGCTAAACCTGTGGGCGCTGGCGCACGAGCCGAGGCGGCAGCTGAATACTTGACCAAAGCGAGCGGGTGAGAGCTTGGCCTGCGCGTCACCGAGCCCTCGCAGCCATCAGCAACAGGAACAGCCGGGTCTGCTGCACAGGCGCTGTCACCGGCTGTGCCGAGGAGCCGGGGCAGGAGGCAGGTGCCTGAAGAAGACGGCGGTGGCGGGGCGTGCGGGCAGCTGCCCGTGCCGGTGTTTGGTCAGGCAGCGCTGATTGATTGATTGCACTGTTTTTCTTACAGATGGTGGTAGTATCCAGGGGAGGGAGTGTGTTGTGGTTAAATGCTGCTTGGATATACATGTGCAATACTCTTTAATCTACCTGTCTTTTGTATTTGTTGATCCACGTGACTACTTTTATTCATTTCGAACTAAACTTGTATTGTAACTacttaatgagaagaaaaaaatattgttcatgCCCTGGCATCATCTTAGTCACCAGCTCTAGCTCTGAGTACTGAGAACACTGAGCCaattcagccaaaaaaaaaatgtatgaccAGTtgtactgattttaaaaaagtggCATCCCTGTTTCCAGTGTGCaactattttaacttttttttttttaaaggctcagcagcatttcttattaaaaaaaaaggtagaaaaatgtaaaagtaatAACTGTGTGGATGTTCTTGCTGTGATACTTAACTTggagacaaaataaaatgcagtctaAAAAGCGGTCTTGCTGTGTTCAGGTGTGCTGGGGTGAGACCAGAGTCCCCAGTTCACAGCTGTTGGGAGCGCTGGATGCCCTGCAGGAGGTGCGTCGGCCCCGCAGGGGGTTACCCCCAGCGCAGGCAGCCACAGGGTGCTGCTCCGGGGTCCCCCAGGCCGGTAACGCACACTGACCACCGCCCTGCATTTAAAAGGCTACAACCTGAGGCAGTAAAGCACAAACTGTACTGCTCCAGAGCCACCCAGTCACAAACTGTTAGAGTAACAGTTTTAGAGGAAAATACATCATCGCATTCATTTGCACACAGTGGCGTGAAACAGGTGTATTTTCCCCGGTTGTCACCAGCTTTACATCATCACAGGAGGAGCCAGCACCAACTCCAACCACACGGACAGGCCTCTGAAGAAACAGGGCCAAGTCCCACGTTTGAGTCCGGCTCTTAACACCAGGCCCCACTGAAGGAGCCCAGGTCAGTGCGGAGCCCCCCCAGGGGACACCGACACCCCCCTGCTGGTGGCAGTGgacaaagatgctttttggggGGACAAGAATGAGAACACTTGCTCAGAAACTCAAACACCACCACACACGTGATTCAAGGATTTATTAAGTCATACATGCAAAACATACTGCTAATTGCATTAGCAAAAGATCAATGTAAAAACTTCACAATTttgcaacttttatttttaaattttgctttagTGGTTGAAAGGGTGTAGTTCAACATTGTATTCCTGCCAGTTCAGGATGTACAGAACATTAGCACTAATTACAGAACCTCACAGACCCAAGTTACCGTTACTCAACCTATGCTGCACATGGACACGTAGTGACAAAGAACGCTCGTCTGCATTAGTGATGTTACACTGGGGGGGGAGATCTGGCAAATCGCGAGATTGGAGAAGATTCATAGTTTAGAGAGGTTTAAAATACAAAAACGGCTAAAATGTGTAAAGCTGCTTCACATGATTTTTACACCTAGTTAATAGCCTAAAAGCCCCTCAGAAAGCATAACTTACTGGGTCAGCAGTAACAGGAAAATAAGGAGGATACGCTTGAACATTCTactctacagaaaaagaaaaaaaaaaagcaaatttctatcatcagaaaggttttaaaatacaagttataTTGCTCAGTAAGAAGAGATTCTACAAGAAAAGCATTTACTACACATCAGCTGTGGGAATGACTGGTTCAGAATTGTACCTAAATGAATGCCCTACTTGAAATCAAAGGAATTCACCCGTGAACAGCAACTTCCTCCACTACTGCACCTCTGGGAAAATGGTCCCTGGTTTCACCCTGCACTGAGTCGATTCAGCCTCAGCTACCCTGGCAGTGTAGCGTGGGTCATCTGTACAGTGTCCAAATACTGTCTGGCACTACCCTCTGTCCATCAAATACAATGCTGTCAAAAGGACTAGATACGCTCCAGTAAGAAtagttatttctttatttttgaaatcacAGCAGCAAGAACTAGATTGCAACCAAGCCCTTACCAACGATAAAGCATTTTACACTGTGACTCGGGGGTGTCAGCCATTGTCAAAGATTTAGGTTCGATATACAACACTATGCAATGACTGCGGTTGAGAAA is a genomic window of Rissa tridactyla isolate bRisTri1 chromosome 8, bRisTri1.patW.cur.20221130, whole genome shotgun sequence containing:
- the DAGLB gene encoding diacylglycerol lipase-beta isoform X1, which produces MRLAERPRRGGKAQRAVRHDVALGDARPAPGGAVACGGGTTAAAGEGPSPAPLRERPAGCRGWWCSADAGPSAATTSSSRGPSSSWSGWCGTISNPGPRKSLPKLLYTRLFLYLPEFVWAVVGAVWVSDSSVRCEKTVINAIVGTVIASWVIIIFTIIGVVIVFDPLGGKKTFYLTDSVNRNLESSQSGQLLYNVKNTATRVWEKRIRLLCCCIVQDDDHRVAFTSIAELFRAYFSDTDLVPSDIAAGLILLHQEQDKMESCPKEPEEVLCHSPSSLATDDLDVELENAAHYMLFAAAAYGWPYYIYTNPLTALCKLNGDCCGNRPTDSDITGSDRHNFHFGSILKITGLQYRDFIHISFHNKIYEIPFFVALDHKKEAIVVAVRGTLSFEDILTDLSADCEDLTLEDVLENGFVHKGITQAANYIYRKLINDGILNQAFTIAPEYKLVIVGHSLGGGTASILAIMLRNSFPTLRCYAFSPPGGLLSKSLADYTKHFIVSVIVGKDLVARLSMPNMEDLKRRIVRIVANCNKPKYRILLRGCWYEVFGGDPENFPTELDGRSQDALTQPLLAEESLMVHRSPSYSALEDESHLHSPPQYPHLYLPGKIIHIVEESSSRRLCSSDSKYTARWSNEAVFSSILISPKMITDHMPDVVLKALNSLSQEHGSCISCQTRECNTNVV
- the DAGLB gene encoding diacylglycerol lipase-beta isoform X2; amino-acid sequence: MPGLVVFGRRWAIGSDDFVLPGAFELLVRLVWWMGILALYAVHKGQFNCPGGGLLHSYLLVLLVLLASIICALSALVYISMQGTISNPGPRKSLPKLLYTRLFLYLPEFVWAVVGAVWVSDSSVRCEKTVINAIVGTVIASWVIIIFTIIGVVIVFDPLGGKKTFYLTDSVNRNLESSQSGQLLYNVKNTATRVWEKRIRLLCCCIVQDDDHRVAFTSIAELFRAYFSDTDLVPSDIAAGLILLHQEQDKMESCPKEPEEVLCHSPSSLATDDLDVELENAAHYMLFAAAAYGWPYYIYTNPLTALCKLNGDCCGNRPTDSDITGSDRHNFHFGSILKITGLQYRDFIHISFHNKIYEIPFFVALDHKKEAIVVAVRGTLSFEDILTDLSADCEDLTLEDVLENGFVHKGITQAANYIYRKLINDGILNQAFTIAPEYKLVIVGHSLGGGTASILAIMLRNSFPTLRCYAFSPPGGLLSKSLADYTKHFIVSVIVGKDLVARLSMPNMEDLKRRIVRIVANCNKPKYRILLRGCWYEVFGGDPENFPTELDGRSQDALTQPLLAEESLMVHRSPSYSALEDESHLHSPPQYPHLYLPGKIIHIVEESSSRRLCSSDSKYTARWSNEAVFSSILISPKMITDHMPDVVLKALNSLSQEHGSCISCQTRECNTNVV